The region AGTCAGACAAACATACAATGGAGAGTTTGATCCTGGCTCAGGATGAACGCTAGCGGGAGGCCTAACACATGCAAGCCGAGCGGTATTTGTTCTTCGGAACAGAGAGAGCGGCGTACGGGTGCGGAACACGTGTGCAACCTGCCTTTATCAGGGGGATAGCCTTTCGAAAGGAAGATTAATACCCCATAATATATTAAGTGGCATCATTTGATATTGAAAACTCCGGTGGATAAAGATGGGCACGCGCAAGATTAGATAGTTGGTAGGGTAACGGCCTACCAAGTCAGTGATCTTTAGGGGGCCTGAGAGGGTGATCCCCCACACTGGTACTGAGACACGGACCAGACTCCTACGGGAGGCAGCAGTGAGGAATATTGGACAATGGGTGAGAGCCTGATCCAGCCATCCCGCGTGAAGGACGACGGCCCTATGGGTTGTAAACTTCTTTTGTATAGGGATAAACCTTTCCACGTGTGGAAAGCTGAAGGTACTATACGAATAAGCACCGGCTAACTCCGTGCCAGCAGCCGCGGTAATACGGAGGGTGCAAGCGTTATCCGGATTTATTGGGTTTAAAGGGTCCGTAGGCGGATCTGTAAGTCAGTGGTGAAATCTCACAGCTTAACTGTGAAACTGCCATTGATACTGCAGGTCTTGAGTAAGGTAGAAGTGGCTGGAATAAGTAGTGTAGCGGTGAAATGCATAGATATTACTTAGAACACCAATTGCGAAGGCAGGTCACTATGTCTTAACTGACGCTGATGGACGAAAGCGTGGGGAGCGAACAGGATTAGATACCCTGGTAGTCCACGCCGTAAACGATGCTAACTCGTTTTTGGGGCTTCGGCTTCAGAGACTAAGCGAAAGTGATAAGTTAGCCACCTGGGGAGTACGTTCGCAAGAATGAAACTCAAAGGAATTGACGGGGGCCCGCACAAGCGGTGGATTATGTGGTTTAATTCGATGATACGCGAGGAACCTTACCAAGGCTTAAATGGGAATTGATCGGTTTAGAAATAGACCTTCCTTCGGGCAATTTTCAAGGTGCTGCATGGTTGTCGTCAGCTCGTGCCGTGAGGTGTTAGGTTAAGTCCTGCAACGAGCGCAACCCCTGTCACTAGTTGCCATCATTCAGTTGGGGACTCTAGTGAGACTGCCTACGCAAGTAGAGAGGAAGGTGGGGATGACGTCAAATCATCACGGCCCTTACGCCTTGGGCCACACACGTAATACAATGGCCGGTACAGAGGGCAGCTACACAGCGATGTGATGCAAATCTCGAAAGCCGGTCTCAGTTCGGATTGGAGTCTGCAACTCGACTCTATGAAGCTGGAATCGCTAGTAATCGCGCATCAGCCATGGCGCGGTGAATACGTTCCCGGGCCTTGTACACACCGCCCGTCAAGCCATGGAAGTCTGGGGTACCTGAAGTCGGTGACCGTAAAAGGAGCTGCCTAGGGTAAAACAGGTAACTAGGGCTAAGTCGTAACAAGGTAGCCGTACCGGAAGGTGCGGCTGGAACATCTCATTTTAGAGCGTCTTTAGACGTAAAACAAAATTAGTGTCCTAGACACAAAGTACTTATTCAAAGTAAAGCTTTAGTTTTTTGTTTGGTTGGTTTATAAGTAAAAAGATAAAAGTAAAAAGAGCCAAGTAATTGGATCGTAAAAAATTACTCATTACTAATTACTTATAAATATATAAAAAATAAAACCCACTAGAAATTAGTAAAAGGGAAAGAGATTGAGAAATGGACAGGAGGAAAAGGATTACTTATTACTCATCACCCATTGCTCATACAAAGTCTCGTAGCTCAGCTGGTTAGAGCGCTACACTGATAATGTAGAGGTCGGCAGTTCGAGCCTGCCCGAGACTACTAATTAAGGCGGCTGGCAAATGGCTTATAGCTTATGGCAAAAAAGCCCGAAGCAATTAGCAATAAGCCAACAGCAACTAGAGGGGGAATTAGCTCAGCTGGCTAGAGCGCCTGCCTTGCACGCAGGAGGTCAAGGGTTCGACTCCCTTATTCTCCACAGTTTTGGAAGACTGATTTAAAAGTTACGGATGGAGCCAAAAACAACATCTGTTCATCAGTCGGAAAAGAAGAAATTAAGATCATTGACATTAACGGTAAAGACATCACAAAGAGAAAACCGAGCACTTATAAGTGCTTGAGTAACCTAAAAATAGGAAAGAAATCGTTAAGGGCGTATGGCGGATGCCTAGGCTTTCAGAGGCGAAGAAGGACGTGGTAAGCTGCGAAAAGCTCGGGGGATTGGCACACACGAATTGATCCCGAGATGTCCGAATGGGGCAACCCGGCTAGTTGAAGACTAGTCACCTCGTAAGAGGAGCAAACCCGGAGAACTGAAACATCTAAGTACCCGGAGGAAAAGAAATCGAAGAGATTCCGTAAGTAGTGGCGAGCGAAAGCGGATTAGCCCAAAAGCTTTTATATGTTTAATAGAATGTTCTGGAAAGAACAGCCATAGAGGGTGATAGCCCCGTATATGAAAGGCATATTTGAGTGATAAATGAGTAGGGCGGGACACGTGAAATCCTGTCTGAATATGGGGGGACCATCCTCCAAGGCTAAATACTCCTGAAAGACCGATAGTGAACAAGTACTGTGAAGGAAAGGTGAAAAGCACTTCGAATAGAAGGGTGAAATAGAACCTGAAACCGTACGCCTACAAGCGGTCGGAGCCCACAAGTTGGGTGACGGCGTGCCTTTTGCATAATGAGCCTACGAGTTAATTTTACTAGCGAGGTTAAGGACTTCAGGTCCGGAGCCGGAGCGAAAGCGAGTCTGAATAGGGCGCATAGTTAGTAGGATTAGACGCGAAACCTTGTGATCTACCCATGGGCAGGTTGAAGCTCTGGTAACACAGAGTGGAGGACCGAACCGGTTGACGTTGAAAAGTCTTCGGATGACCTGTGGGTAGGGGTGAAAGGCCAATCAAACTGGGAGATAGCTCGTACTCTCCGAAATGCATTTAGGTGCAGCGTCGCAAATGAGTTTATTAGAGGTAGAGCTACTGATTGGATGCGGGGGTTTCACCGCCTACCAATTCCTGACAAACTCCGAATGCTAATAAATGTTCTGCGGCAGTGAGGGCATGGGTGCTAAGGTCCATGTCCGAGAGGGAAAGAACCCAGACCAACAGCTAAGGTCCCCAAATATATGTTAAGTTGAAGCAACGCGGTTGGACTGCATTGACAGCTAGGATGTTGGCTTGGAAGCAGCCATTCATTTAAAGAGTGCGTAACAGCTCACTAGTCGAGCGGTCCGGCATGGATAATAATCGGGCATAAACATATTACCGAAGCTATGGATTTGTATTAATACATCTGGTAGGAGAGCATTCTGTTTGCGCCGAAGCAGTATCGTGAGGTATTGTGGAGCGGACAGAAAAGAAAATGTAGGCATAAGTAACGATAAAGGGGGCGAGAAACCCCCTCACCGAAAGACTAAGGTTTCCTCAGCCATGCTAATCAGCTGAGGGTTAGTCGGGACCTAACGCGAACCCGAAAGGGGTAGTGGATGGACAATGGGTTAATATTCCCATACTTGCTCACACTAAAAAGGGGACGGTTCGACGTAGCTATTGAAGACGGACGGAAGTGTCAAGGCCTAGCCTTCGGGCGAAGCTGTTATAGTGAAATCGGATCCAAGAAAAGCCGAAGTGAAGCAACCCGTACCAAAACCGACACAGGTGGTCGAGGAGAGAATCCTAAGGTGCTCGAGTGAGTCGTGGCTAAGGAACTAGGCAAAATAGTCTCGTAACTTCGGAAGAAGAGACGCCAGCAGCAATGCTGGCCGCAGTGAAGAGGCCCAGGCGACTGTTTATCAAAAACACAGGACTCTGCTAAATCGAAAGATGCTGTATAGGGTCTGACACCTGCCCGGTGCTGGAAGGTTAAGGAAGGGCGTTAGCGTAAGCGAAGCGTTTGACTGAAGCCCCAGTAAACGGCGGCCGTAACTATAACGGTCCTAAGGTAGCGAAATTCCTTGTCGGGTAAGTTCCGACCTGCACGAATGGTGTAACGATCTGGGCACTGTCTCAGCCACGAGCTCGGTGAAATTGTAGTATCGGTGAAGATGCCGATTACCCGCAATGGGACGAAAAGACCCTGTGAACCTTTACTATAACTTCGTATTGACTTTGAGTAAGTAATGTGTAGGATAGGTGGGAGACTTTGAAGCTGGCACGCTAGTGTTGGTGGAGTCGACGTTGAAATACCACCCTTTACTTACTTGGAGCCTAACTTCTTTAAGAAGGACATTGCGTGGTGGGTAGTTTGACTGGGGTGGTCGCCTCCAAAAGAGTAACGGAGGCTTTCAAAGGTACCCTCAGCACGCTTGGTAACCGTGCGTAGAGTGTAATGGCATAAGGGTGCTTGACTGTGAGACCTACAAGTCGATCAGGTGCGAAAGCAGGACATAGTGATCCGGTGGTTCCGTATGGAAGGGCCATCGCTCATAGGATAAAAGGTACTCCGGGGATAACAGGCTAGTCTCCCCCAAGAGCTCACATCGACGGGGAGGTTCGGCACCTCGATGTCGGCTCGTCACATCCTGGGGCTGGAGAAGGTCCCAAGGGTTGGGCTGTTCGCCCATTAAAGTGGCACGCGAGCTGGGTTCAGAACGTCGTGAGACAGTTCGGTCTCTATCTATTGCGGGCGTTAGATGTTTGAGAGGGCTTGATTCTAGTACGAGAGGACCGAATTGAACAAACCTCTGGTGTATCAGTTGTACCGCCAGGTGCACCGCTGAGTAGCTACGTTTGGAAGAGATAAGCACTGAAAGCATATAAGTGCGAAACTCGCCTCAAGATGAGACATCTTTTAAGGGTCGTTGGAGATGACAACGTTGATAGGCTACAGGTGTAAAGTTGGTAACAGCATAGCCGAGTAGTACTAATTACCCGTAGATTTATAGCCTATTGGTTATTACTAAAACAAGCCTTATAAGTGCAACACTGGTTTTGCCTTTGTGATGAAATTTACCGATAAAAAGCTCATGGCCAATGGCAATCAGCCAATAGCCAACAGCTATATACAACCTTTAGGGTGGTTTTAGCGGTGGGGCTCACCTGTTCCCATTCCGAACACAGAAGTTAAGCCCACCAGCGCCGATGGTACTGCGACAAGCGGGAGAGTAGGTCGCCGCCAGTTTTTATTTAAAAGTCTCATACAGTTATGTATGAGACTTTTTGCGTTTTATACTATTTACTATATACATTAAACCTCATTCATTTATTTGAATGAGGTTGTTTGATTTATGCTATACCTTAACCTCCCTTTTTGATATCGCTACTAATCCGCATATCTCATCCTAAAATAAAAATCAAAACTATTTAGTAATAAAGAAAACTAAATACACAAAGAGAAACAAAAACTTAAGTTCGACTGGAGTAAATACCAATTCTGGATAACATAAAAGCCTAGTAGAACTTCTTTTACAATATGTAGTTTACTTTTTACATATTCTATTTTGTCAGATTCTTTATATTATTAACTCGATGTATATAAAAAATATCTAAATACTGTGAGATATTTATTGTGCAGATTGGTAATTATTTTTATATTTAGCAACTGCAGATTGCACACAATAAGCATTGATATTACAGAAATATGAATGTACTGTTTTTATTTTTTGTAATTGTAATTATCGAACTAAAACCTAAAAATATACATGAAAAAAATCTCTACATTCTTATTTGCTCATTTAGCATTTTTATCTTTTTTTTCCCAATCGTGGAGTGTACAAAATCAAGTAATCTCACAAAATACTTCTTTTGCCAATGGGATAAGTATTGTAAATAATGATAATGTATGGGCATATGATTCTGGCACGCCTAAAAAGTATGCAAAAACTACCAATGGTAATGCAAGTTGGGTTTCAGGAGAACTTACTGATATTAGTACATATTATAATAGTATGAATATATCGCCATATGGAGTTGGTTTAAATAGCTTTTCTGCTGCAGATCATATGAATGCTTGGGTAATGCTTCAATATAATGATCCATATATGCATAATGATATTTGGAAAACTTCTAATGGAGGACTTAATTGGCAGAAACAATTTACTTTTTCACAACAGAATATAGGTGGTAAATTGGTGCATTTTTTTGATGCTAATACAGGTATTGCTTTGTCTCTAAATACCGAAGGATTTTATCCAAATGACAAATATGCAATATACAGAACAACAAATGGTGGAACAAACTGGACTCCAATAATGAATAGCCCTAATACACCTGGAACGGCAGCACATTATTATTACGGATTAGGTGATGCCTTATATTTTTGGGACTCAAGAGTAGGTGGATATAAAATTTTTAAAACCATCGACAGAGGTCTTAGCTGGACAGAAATATCTCATACTTTTGGAGGAAGTGATTGGAATTTAACTGCCTGGAGTGATATGAGTAAAGGAATAGTCGTGGAACAAAACCCTACCATATTCACTCCAATGAAGTTTTTAAGAACAACAGATGGAGGAGTAACATGGAACGAATTTACATCAACCGGAATACCGCTTTCATGGATTGGAGATATAGCTTATCTTCCTGGTACAAATATTTTAATTGCAGTAGGTCAGGATAGTAATATATCAAGTACACAGGGTTCATGGATAAGTACAGATAACGGAAATACATTCACGGCCATTGATTCTGGCATTTTCCACAGAAATGTAAGATGTTCGACAGGTGGTGTTTGTTATTCTGCAGGTCATAATCCATCACTTATCAAACCTATAATGTATAAAATGGATCTATCCTCCTATCTCAATACCGGAGAGAGAAATTTTGAATGGGAAGGTATTTTTCCAAATCCTGTTAAAGACGAAGTAAATATCAAGACACAAAAGGGGATTAAAACTTCCTCTTTATATGATATTTCCGGGAAATTATTATTCAAAACAGATCAGAAAAAGATAGATATGTCTTCTTTACTAAAAGGTGTTTATATATTAAAAGTAGAATTTAAAGATGGGAATACTGTTTCAGAAAAAATTATAAAACAATAGTAATTATTATTGGATTGATAAATAAAAAGCACCTAAAAAGGTGCTTTCGTCTTAAATAATATTTTTTAATCTGATCACGGATTTGAAATAATCAAAGTAGATGGAATGTCAGATAGCCATAAGCTTTTGGTATCAATCAGATTTTTCCAGCTTCTACTGCTGATCAACATGAGATCCTGAGAGTTTAAAAACTCTTTCTCTATTTTCTTCTCGTTATATAGAGTAATATGGTTGGGTGCAACTTGTTCGATACTTCTTATAAGCTCTTTTACTTCAATATTATTTCTAATTTGTCCCGCAACATCCAGAATAATGATTTGAGAATTATTGTTATTGATTAACCTTTTAGCGTATTCCAATAAATAAAAGTCGCTTAGATTAAAAATCGGAACAAATACTTTGTCAGCAGATTCAAATTCTTTTTCTACCATGATACCCACAGGAATATGCGTTTTATCAAGAATTTGTAATGTAAAATCGTCAAACGGCGAATTGTTGAATATATTTCCTTTACCTTTTACCGTGTTCAAAAGCTTTTCCGGATTTATAATTTTAGTTGTAAATCCTAATAATCTCCCTAATAAACTTCCTTCATACATAGACTTTCCAAGCATGATGAGAAGCAGGTCATAATTTCCTTTATTTGAAATACTGGTCAGATCATTTTCGATATCAGTTGAAGCCTTAAATAGCGTGGTAACTTTTAGTTTGAGATCATGAGACGTTTCAATTACATTTTTGAACTGCTCGTTTTCATATTCATCAATATCATAAGCATGCATTTCATTTACAGGAGCAATATTCATTGCTGTAATACTTTTGTTCCCATTCATTTTATTCGTAAAATCGTGGGCAAGCTTCAGCAATGTACTTCCGGATTCCGGATTATCAAATGAAAGCAGTACGCGATATTTAGAATCATTTTCATCATGAGTTTCCTCAATAGAATTTTTCTTGGATTTAAAAATATAATTAATAAGATCTAAAGCAGGACCTGTCATAAACGTTGTAAATAATGCCATGATGACTAACATCGCGAAAATTTCAGGACTTAAAACTCCAAGATCATAACCGATATTCAGGACAATAAGCTCCATTAATCCTCTTGTATTCATGAGAGCTCCAATCGTTAAGCTTTCTTTCCAGTTGATACCGAGGAACTTCGCCGTCAAAGCACTTCCCGCGAATTTACCGGCAACTGCGGTTAAAATAATAAACCCGGTAATCATCCATAAATGTCCGTCATTTAGGAGACCAATCTGTGTACGAAGTCCCGTAAACACGAAGAATAAAGGAAGTAAAAGCACTAACGCTACATCTTCTATTTTATCAATGAAAAGTGTACGGAATTTTGTGTTTTCCGGCATGATTGCTCCCGCCATAAATGCTCCGAACAAAGCATGAATCCCGATCACTTCAGTAGTATAAGCAGAAAGGATAAGAGTAAGGAAGAAAATAGCAACCATTGGTTTGTTAATGGTATTTTTTCCTGCCTGCAGATCTCCAATTCGCTTTAAAAAGGGCCTTACGATTTTGATCATCAAAAATACATAAGCAATAGCCATAAGAATTACATAAATGGAACTTGCAAAAGAACCAGCTTTTACAATAGCAATTACGGCAGCAAGAATACACCAGGCTGTAATATCATCGGCAGCAGCACAGGTAATAACAATAGTCCCTAACTTTGTTTTCTGAAGATTTCGCTCCTGAACAATTCTTGCCAATACAGGAAATGCGGTGATACTCATAGAAATCGCTATGAATAAAGCAAATGATGTAAACTGTATTCCATTAGGTGCGAACTCATGATAGATATAATAAGAAAGACCGATTCCCAGTGCAAAAGGTATAATGATACTTGCATGGCTAATTACGACGGCATCATGCGCTTTTTTTCTTAAAACGCTCAGATCAAGCTCCATTCCCACGATATACATGAAGAGAATAAGACCAATCTGACTCAAAAACTGCAGATTTCCCAATGATTCTTTAGGAAAAAGAAAAGCGGAAAATTCAGGAAAATACATTCCTAAAAGAGAAGGACCTAAAACAATCCCCGCAATCATTTCTCCAATTACAGTCGGTTGTTTTATTTTCATACAAACCCATCCAAAAAGTCTTGCTACCAGAATAATGGTAACGATTTGCGCTAAAAGGAGTGCTAAAGGATGATGTAAATTGGTTTTAAAAGCCTCAGAAAAATTGTCCCAGCTTGAGCCGTTATTTGTTTTCGTAATAATATTTTCCTTGATTTCCAAAGTCTGTCCCTCTGTCATGAAAAAATACATCAGACAAGAGAAAAAAGAAATGGTAACCACGTAGAAAATCAAATTTCTGTATTTTCCCAAATTCATAATTCCAATATTTTATGCAAAGTTGATAAGAATTTAATTATAATAAGTATTCTTCTTTTTAAAATGTAATCAATGTCATTAATAATGTAATGAAAATCTATTTAAAAGAATAGCCGATTCCGATGCCTATTTTCCAAACCCCATTTTGAGTGGCTGTTTTCGTATTGTAATATACGGGAAGCTGTAATGCGAGCTTTTTGTAGACAGCTGTTAAACCAACGCCGAGATTCGGTGTAATGACACTGTTTTTTGTTCCTGCAGACTGATCTTCTTTAATTCTAAGAGAAGGAAGCATTCCCAAAATTAATTTTAAGTCTTTGTTTTTGAAACTAATATTAGGACCTGTAAAATTGATATAAGCTCCATGATCAACGTATCCTGCAACTGCAATTCCGTCAAAAAAAGATGCTTTGATCTTAGAACCTGTTTCTTGTGAAAAACAAAAGCTGGAAATGAGTATTCCACCAGCATAAAGATATTTTTTCATGTATAAATCATTTAACCGGATGCAAAAGTACATGGGTAAAATAATTTAAAATGAAGGGTGTAATGAAACGGATAAATTCTGTAATAAAAGCAAGAACGTCTGGAAAATTTATTTTCCAAACATTTCCATTAATGAGTTTTTATACGTTTCTCCAATTTGTAATTTCAGGAAACTTTCTCCTTCTGTAGCAATGGTTGTAATAATTTCGTTGGTAGAAAATACTTTAATGGAAGCTAAGGCAATAATTTCTTTTTTGTTAACCTGGGCAAAATCTTTTGAAGGAAGCATCTCAAGAAGGTTTTTAAAATTCAGATTTTTTAAAACAATCGTTGTTCCGTCGTTCAGGATGATATCTTTGTCTCTGCTGTCGATTTCAGAAGTTTTTATGTAAGCAATCTGTTCCGTAAAAATAACAGTCTTACCAATATTGGTATTCCATTCGATAAAATTTTTTTTAGGAGCATTTTGAAGTAGCTCCTCAGCTTTTTCAAAAGCCTGTATCAAACGTTCTTTTTTTATTGGCTTTCTTACATAATCAACAACATTCAGGTCAAATGCTTCGGCTGCATATTCTTTGTAAGCAGTCGTGAAAATGATTTTTTTTGAATCCGAAATTAATTCAGCCACCTGTAAGCCATTCATTCCGGGCATTTCTATGTCTAAAATACAGACGTTGCAATCTAGGTTATGAATTTCATGTAAGAAAACTTTAGGATCATTAAATGCTCTTACAACCTCTACATTGTCAATTTGTTCACATAGAAGTTTTAAATAGCTGATTGCCAGTAATTCATCATCAAGAATAACGCATTTTATCATAGAACTCTCCCAGGTTGATTTTTAATTCTGCCGTGAATATACCGTTTTTTGAATTTTTATGAAGAGAATAATGATCATTATAGATCATTTTTAGCCGTTGATCCAAAGACTGACTTCCGAAACCGCTTTTCTCTTTTTCCAGCATATTTTTTAAAGAAGCTTTATTACTTACCTTCATCGTAAAAATACGGTCCTCAAGCTCCATCTGAATGGCAATGAAGGAATCCTGGGCTAGAAAGTCGGTATGTTTAAAGGCGTTTTCAATCAGATCAACAGAAATAAGAGGTGCAAAAACTTTCTCTTCGTAAATCTCATCAGACTTATTGATCTTAGATTTTATTCTGAAATCAAAAAGAGGATTTACTTTTATTTTATTAATCTCAATCAAACTTAAAGCAAAATTCAGTTCTTCTTTAGGGCTTACAAATTTGTTGTTGCTTTCATATAAAATATAATCCAGAACATTGGCAAGCTTGTCCAGTGACATATAGGTTTGATAAGCATGAGACTGAACAGAATTTAGAATGTTTTTAAAAAGATGCGGATTAAGCTTTGTTCCGATATGCTCAAGCTGAACCTCATTCAGCCTTTGTTCAATTATTTTATTGGCTTCCGAAAGTTTTGCATTCCGGATCTTAAATTTCTGATTCTGGCTGAATAAATAAATGCTTACTGTTACAAAAAAGAAAATAGCAAATACTCCAATGAATATCAGATAATCATGAATCATGTAGTAATTGCCTTCCATAGTTTATTTTATTAATTGTAACGATGTCATGCTGAACGGAGTCGAAGAATCTCAATATTGTTCTACAATAAGCTTAATTCTAACCATTAAGAGCATTAAGTAAGAAAAATATCAGAAATATTTTATAAAATTATTGATTGTTATTTGATTAGAACAACTCTTTTTAGAGCTTTTTTAAAATTCTTATTGTTAGAATAAATGTTATTTATTTTAATTTCTTCAAAGAATTCAAGGTCACATTTTCCTCACACTTTTCATAGATGATTTCGTACGTAGGATTTTTTTCAGGATAGACTAAAACATAATCCGGGCAAGGTTGTTTTTGTGCGTGACTTCTGTCAAAATCTACTTTTCCAAGAGTAATGATGCTATCTTTTAAGAATTTTTCATCGATTTTTAGCGTATTCATTTCTGTTTTAAAAGTTTCGGAATACTTAAAATCTTTAGACAAAGTTTCGGCAATTACCCGACTGTTGGGAAGGTAACCGCTGCAGCTTGCTCCTTTTTTATTTAAGACAAAAAATACAATGGCAAGTCCCGGAATGAGACCTATTAAGTAGAATTTAAGTTTTTTCATTAGAAAATTAAAAGATTGATATCATGATAAGTAAGCCCGAAACGATCGCAAATGATTTTTTTCGTGTGTCTGCCTTTGTACATATAAAGGCTTTGTTTCATTTCATTTTTGCGAACCAGCATATTTTCGAAACCGCCTTCTTCGTCATAATTTAAGATATAGGATAGAAAGAAATTGGAGATGGCTTTTGTTGTTGTTCTCGGCATTCTTGAAGTAAGATTCGGAAGTCCGCAGTGGATTACACCATGTTTAATGATATAAGGATCTTCCATAGTGGTAAGCTCAGAAGTTTCGATCACTTTTCCGTTGTCGATTGTAATATCAATGATGACGCTTCCTTTTTTCATTTTCATGACCATGTCTTCGGTCACAATTGGAGTCATATTTAACCTGGGAAGTGCACCGATAACGACATCTGCACGTCTTAATGCTTTACGGAGCTCTTTCGGATCTATGATCGAAGTAGGAACTCTGCTGTCTACAATAGTATGAAGTCTTCTCAGTTTCGAAAGTGAATTATCAAAAACTCTTACACTTGCACCTAAACCGATGGCAGCTTTTGTAGCGAATTCACCCACAATTCCGGCACCTAAAACGACTACTTCAGCAGGTCTTACCCCTGTAATTCCGCCTAACATTAAACCATTTGATAACGCTAAAAGCTCAGAGGCATACAGA is a window of Candidatus Chryseobacterium colombiense DNA encoding:
- a CDS encoding T9SS type A sorting domain-containing protein: MKKISTFLFAHLAFLSFFSQSWSVQNQVISQNTSFANGISIVNNDNVWAYDSGTPKKYAKTTNGNASWVSGELTDISTYYNSMNISPYGVGLNSFSAADHMNAWVMLQYNDPYMHNDIWKTSNGGLNWQKQFTFSQQNIGGKLVHFFDANTGIALSLNTEGFYPNDKYAIYRTTNGGTNWTPIMNSPNTPGTAAHYYYGLGDALYFWDSRVGGYKIFKTIDRGLSWTEISHTFGGSDWNLTAWSDMSKGIVVEQNPTIFTPMKFLRTTDGGVTWNEFTSTGIPLSWIGDIAYLPGTNILIAVGQDSNISSTQGSWISTDNGNTFTAIDSGIFHRNVRCSTGGVCYSAGHNPSLIKPIMYKMDLSSYLNTGERNFEWEGIFPNPVKDEVNIKTQKGIKTSSLYDISGKLLFKTDQKKIDMSSLLKGVYILKVEFKDGNTVSEKIIKQ
- a CDS encoding alanine dehydrogenase, with amino-acid sequence MSTTNIFTPFTEEELIPKAEKLEVIKKGKQFSIGVPKETCLNERRTCITPDAVQVLVEHGHEIIIESGAGEGSFFTDIQYSESGARITKDPKEAFGQDLILKINPPTEDEIEFMKPNTYLVSALQINLRDKDYFLKLAEKKVNAIAFEFIVDEYKQLSLVRLVGEIAGTVSILYASELLALSNGLMLGGITGVRPAEVVVLGAGIVGEFATKAAIGLGASVRVFDNSLSKLRRLHTIVDSRVPTSIIDPKELRKALRRADVVIGALPRLNMTPIVTEDMVMKMKKGSVIIDITIDNGKVIETSELTTMEDPYIIKHGVIHCGLPNLTSRMPRTTTKAISNFFLSYILNYDEEGGFENMLVRKNEMKQSLYMYKGRHTKKIICDRFGLTYHDINLLIF
- a CDS encoding histidine kinase — its product is MEGNYYMIHDYLIFIGVFAIFFFVTVSIYLFSQNQKFKIRNAKLSEANKIIEQRLNEVQLEHIGTKLNPHLFKNILNSVQSHAYQTYMSLDKLANVLDYILYESNNKFVSPKEELNFALSLIEINKIKVNPLFDFRIKSKINKSDEIYEEKVFAPLISVDLIENAFKHTDFLAQDSFIAIQMELEDRIFTMKVSNKASLKNMLEKEKSGFGSQSLDQRLKMIYNDHYSLHKNSKNGIFTAELKINLGEFYDKMRYS
- a CDS encoding cation:proton antiporter: MGKYRNLIFYVVTISFFSCLMYFFMTEGQTLEIKENIITKTNNGSSWDNFSEAFKTNLHHPLALLLAQIVTIILVARLFGWVCMKIKQPTVIGEMIAGIVLGPSLLGMYFPEFSAFLFPKESLGNLQFLSQIGLILFMYIVGMELDLSVLRKKAHDAVVISHASIIIPFALGIGLSYYIYHEFAPNGIQFTSFALFIAISMSITAFPVLARIVQERNLQKTKLGTIVITCAAADDITAWCILAAVIAIVKAGSFASSIYVILMAIAYVFLMIKIVRPFLKRIGDLQAGKNTINKPMVAIFFLTLILSAYTTEVIGIHALFGAFMAGAIMPENTKFRTLFIDKIEDVALVLLLPLFFVFTGLRTQIGLLNDGHLWMITGFIILTAVAGKFAGSALTAKFLGINWKESLTIGALMNTRGLMELIVLNIGYDLGVLSPEIFAMLVIMALFTTFMTGPALDLINYIFKSKKNSIEETHDENDSKYRVLLSFDNPESGSTLLKLAHDFTNKMNGNKSITAMNIAPVNEMHAYDIDEYENEQFKNVIETSHDLKLKVTTLFKASTDIENDLTSISNKGNYDLLLIMLGKSMYEGSLLGRLLGFTTKIINPEKLLNTVKGKGNIFNNSPFDDFTLQILDKTHIPVGIMVEKEFESADKVFVPIFNLSDFYLLEYAKRLINNNNSQIIILDVAGQIRNNIEVKELIRSIEQVAPNHITLYNEKKIEKEFLNSQDLMLISSRSWKNLIDTKSLWLSDIPSTLIISNP
- a CDS encoding response regulator transcription factor translates to MIKCVILDDELLAISYLKLLCEQIDNVEVVRAFNDPKVFLHEIHNLDCNVCILDIEMPGMNGLQVAELISDSKKIIFTTAYKEYAAEAFDLNVVDYVRKPIKKERLIQAFEKAEELLQNAPKKNFIEWNTNIGKTVIFTEQIAYIKTSEIDSRDKDIILNDGTTIVLKNLNFKNLLEMLPSKDFAQVNKKEIIALASIKVFSTNEIITTIATEGESFLKLQIGETYKNSLMEMFGK